Proteins from one Chroococcidiopsis sp. CCMEE 29 genomic window:
- a CDS encoding transglycosylase domain-containing protein, translating to MSSPKPPYKSQTLLGQVTQAVKTIQAKVNVQALALKPNARVPELWVQEAGSDKAQVYPLLGDRYLVGRSSKSCDIVVRNPVVSQIHLSVSRNSTQRRSPFILKDENSTNGVYRGKRRVTTLELRHGDILTLGPPELAASVRLQYFDPPPLYVRAANWAAYGVGGVAALLALGIGIEWTKFSVVPLPTATQGPVIVYARDGETPLRQPRSTAHIDMKRLSDFSPYLPDAVVASEDSRFYWHLGVDPVGILRAVGVNLRGGEFREGASTVTQQVARSLFRNYVGSADSLARKLREAIVALKLETFYSKDFLLLTYLNRVYLGVDTYGFEDASRYYFDKSAKDLDLQEAATLVAILPAPNSFNFCGDEQSYQRAISYRNRVINRMLAQGKINQEAANRARRSPIEVSRRVCEEQANTIAPYFYSYVFQELQSILGKELATEGNFIIETQLDPKIQAKAEAALRNSVSNAGSVYRFSQGAVVTLDSSTGGVIAMTGGTDYRKSQFNRATQAQRQPGSTFKLFTYTAAIDQGISPRKVYSCAPLTWQGQRYRGCERSGGSVDMYTGLALSENAIALRVGRDVGLNNVVRIAQRLGVQSPLNPVPGLVIGQSESNVLEMTGAFGAIANNGVWNRPHLISRILDSSDCRDRNDLKTCRVIYSFNKSTEANVRVLQPEVADVMTSMLRGVIQRGTGRSAAIGMGEAGKTGTTDNNVDLWFIGFIPQRQIVTGVWLGNDNNSPTRGSSGQAAQLWGNYMRQVVQ from the coding sequence ATGAGTTCTCCCAAACCTCCTTATAAGTCTCAAACATTGCTAGGTCAGGTGACCCAGGCAGTAAAAACAATTCAAGCCAAGGTTAATGTTCAGGCGCTGGCGCTGAAGCCGAATGCCAGAGTACCGGAACTTTGGGTGCAGGAGGCGGGGTCAGATAAAGCTCAGGTCTATCCCCTCCTAGGCGATCGCTACTTAGTCGGTCGCAGCTCGAAATCCTGCGATATTGTCGTCCGCAACCCTGTCGTCAGCCAAATTCACCTATCCGTGTCGCGGAATTCAACTCAGCGGCGATCGCCCTTCATCCTGAAAGATGAAAACTCCACCAACGGCGTTTATCGCGGTAAGCGACGAGTCACTACCCTAGAACTGCGTCACGGCGATATTCTGACACTGGGTCCACCAGAACTTGCCGCTTCCGTTCGGCTACAGTATTTCGATCCACCCCCTCTGTACGTTCGCGCCGCTAACTGGGCTGCTTACGGTGTTGGAGGTGTTGCCGCCCTGCTGGCATTGGGAATTGGCATCGAGTGGACAAAATTCTCAGTGGTTCCCTTACCTACGGCAACTCAGGGACCCGTGATTGTTTACGCCCGGGATGGAGAAACACCTCTACGTCAGCCACGCAGTACGGCTCACATAGACATGAAGCGGTTATCAGACTTTTCCCCCTATCTACCGGATGCTGTAGTTGCCTCCGAAGATAGCCGCTTTTATTGGCATCTTGGGGTTGACCCAGTTGGCATTTTACGGGCTGTAGGAGTCAATTTACGGGGTGGTGAGTTCCGGGAAGGGGCTAGCACCGTAACGCAGCAAGTCGCCCGGAGTTTGTTCCGAAACTACGTAGGGTCAGCAGACTCACTCGCTCGCAAATTGCGGGAAGCCATTGTGGCGCTAAAGTTAGAAACGTTTTATAGTAAGGACTTTCTACTGCTAACTTACTTAAATCGTGTCTACCTGGGCGTGGACACCTATGGGTTTGAGGATGCTTCCCGTTACTACTTTGATAAGTCGGCTAAAGATTTAGATCTCCAGGAAGCCGCTACATTGGTGGCAATTTTACCAGCTCCCAACAGCTTCAATTTTTGTGGGGACGAGCAGAGTTACCAGCGCGCGATTAGCTACCGCAATCGGGTAATCAATCGGATGCTAGCTCAAGGAAAGATTAACCAAGAGGCAGCAAATCGGGCAAGGCGATCGCCGATTGAAGTTAGCCGTCGAGTCTGTGAAGAACAAGCTAATACCATTGCTCCTTACTTCTATAGCTATGTCTTTCAGGAACTCCAATCCATTTTGGGGAAAGAACTGGCTACAGAAGGCAACTTTATTATTGAAACCCAGTTAGATCCAAAAATCCAAGCCAAGGCAGAAGCAGCGTTACGTAACTCTGTCAGCAATGCTGGGTCAGTTTATCGTTTTTCCCAAGGTGCAGTTGTCACCCTTGATTCCAGCACTGGTGGAGTTATCGCCATGACAGGTGGCACTGACTATAGAAAAAGTCAGTTTAATCGCGCCACTCAAGCCCAGCGACAACCCGGTTCAACTTTCAAACTGTTTACTTACACTGCTGCGATTGACCAGGGAATCTCACCGAGAAAAGTTTATTCCTGTGCGCCTTTGACTTGGCAAGGACAACGCTATCGGGGCTGCGAACGCTCTGGTGGCAGTGTCGATATGTACACGGGTCTTGCTTTATCTGAGAATGCGATCGCCCTGCGAGTTGGCAGGGATGTCGGGCTGAATAATGTAGTGCGGATAGCACAACGATTAGGAGTCCAGTCTCCGCTCAATCCTGTGCCGGGACTGGTAATTGGTCAAAGTGAAAGCAATGTTTTAGAGATGACTGGGGCGTTTGGAGCGATTGCTAATAATGGTGTATGGAATCGTCCTCATTTGATCAGTCGGATTCTTGATAGCAGTGATTGCCGCGATCGCAACGACCTGAAAACCTGCCGCGTTATCTATTCCTTCAACAAAAGTACTGAGGCGAACGTGCGAGTATTGCAACCTGAAGTCGCAGATGTAATGACAAGTATGCTGCGGGGTGTCATTCAGCGCGGTACGGGACGCAGCGCAGCGATTGGCATGGGCGAAGCTGGGAAAACTGGCACCACGGACAATAACGTTGACCTGTGGTTTATTGGCTTTATTCCCCAGCGGCAAATCGTCACTGGTGTTTGGCTAGGCAACGATAATAATTCACCTACACGCGGGAGTAGTGGGCAAGCTGCCCAATTATGGGGTAATTATATGCGGCAAGTTGTGCAGTAG
- a CDS encoding DUF4335 domain-containing protein: MTIQRKYSLPNCTLLLEGLTESTNGAPVNDMRPVLSILVNSECHLSHAKQPLIGGRDFFESLVTAVSGYAQEFLSQVHHPEAHRNGSGLVQLQKIDNNRHRLIVQPQMREQQLGSDSSSTPAPIEIDLTTVQLFDLVEAVDQFFADSQTLPDLSLQLSPVSKRHTRSGQQLVKQAVPATVGATSLALAAIAFFLVPIPEVRRPAEAESVNQTTAPAITNQSQVIALNQKLYDQLNQAWTTRATLEQDLIYRVSVAANGAIIGYKPVNPAASTQIGQTPLPRLLSIPATGRGTTQEPLAQFRVVFSNNGELQVTPWDVKN, encoded by the coding sequence ATGACTATCCAACGTAAGTACAGTCTGCCGAATTGCACGCTGCTTTTAGAGGGTTTAACTGAAAGCACGAATGGTGCACCTGTTAACGATATGCGACCTGTGCTTTCAATTTTGGTGAATTCAGAGTGCCATTTATCTCATGCTAAGCAACCTCTAATTGGCGGTCGGGACTTTTTTGAAAGCTTGGTAACCGCAGTTAGTGGCTATGCTCAAGAATTTTTAAGTCAAGTTCATCACCCAGAAGCACACAGAAACGGGTCAGGATTAGTGCAGTTGCAGAAAATCGACAACAATCGGCATCGATTGATTGTGCAACCCCAGATGAGAGAACAGCAATTAGGTAGTGATTCCAGCTCGACACCAGCTCCAATTGAAATTGATTTGACAACGGTGCAGCTGTTCGATCTGGTGGAGGCAGTGGATCAGTTTTTTGCGGACAGCCAAACTTTACCAGATTTATCGCTACAACTGAGTCCGGTTTCTAAGCGCCATACCCGTTCTGGTCAACAACTGGTAAAGCAAGCAGTGCCAGCTACTGTAGGAGCGACGAGTTTGGCATTAGCGGCGATCGCGTTTTTCTTGGTACCGATTCCCGAAGTCCGGCGACCCGCAGAGGCTGAGTCTGTCAATCAAACTACCGCACCAGCAATCACCAATCAATCTCAAGTAATTGCTTTAAATCAGAAGCTTTACGACCAGCTCAATCAAGCCTGGACAACACGAGCTACGCTAGAGCAGGATTTGATCTACCGCGTGAGTGTGGCTGCCAATGGCGCGATCATCGGTTATAAACCAGTCAATCCAGCTGCAAGCACTCAAATTGGGCAGACCCCACTGCCAAGGCTGCTTTCGATCCCAGCTACTGGGCGCGGCACCACCCAAGAGCCACTGGCTCAGTTTAGAGTAGTGTTCAGCAATAATGGTGAGCTACAAGTAACTCCTTGGGATGTGAAAAACTGA
- a CDS encoding DUF3038 domain-containing protein has translation MSASVSVTPLDSTTVQSQPTILDILPNPPVQERACPHRTRLQIDLILLAIEALELGGSESILAVVQELELQGIIKNRVNLWRMRSTNPLRRSHTRRPLSLVEAKALVVIASCLARRLTVAIRQLLLTYQQMSEKQIPLEQNLRLSNYLDRFKAHFRSRMNPRRSGVAAYSSAEKLDELALNLLGQLLFCTGTAGMQRFWISLFDGEVE, from the coding sequence ATGAGTGCTTCCGTGAGCGTAACACCGTTAGATAGTACAACCGTCCAGTCCCAGCCCACGATCTTGGACATTTTACCTAACCCACCTGTTCAGGAAAGGGCATGTCCCCATCGAACCAGGTTGCAAATTGACCTGATTTTACTAGCAATCGAAGCCCTGGAACTTGGTGGTTCTGAATCAATCTTGGCGGTGGTTCAGGAGTTGGAACTCCAAGGAATTATAAAAAACCGGGTAAACTTGTGGCGAATGCGTAGCACAAACCCTTTGCGGCGATCGCATACACGTCGTCCTTTAAGCCTGGTAGAGGCGAAAGCATTAGTGGTGATTGCCTCTTGTTTGGCGCGGCGGTTGACAGTTGCGATCCGGCAGTTGCTCCTCACCTATCAACAAATGAGTGAGAAGCAAATTCCACTGGAACAAAATTTGCGGTTGTCTAACTACTTGGATCGCTTCAAAGCGCATTTCCGCAGCCGCATGAATCCTCGACGTTCTGGTGTGGCAGCTTACAGTTCAGCAGAAAAGTTGGATGAACTTGCTCTCAATCTGCTGGGACAATTGCTGTTCTGTACCGGCACGGCAGGAATGCAGCGGTTTTGGATTAGTCTGTTTGATGGTGAAGTGGAATGA
- a CDS encoding adenine phosphoribosyltransferase → MDLKSLIRDIPDFPKPGILFRDITTLLRDADGLRYTIDGLAENIAAAGLEAEYIIGMESRGFIIGAPLAYKLGAGFIPVRKPGKLPSMVHAVEYELEYGTDRLEVHQDALHPGSRVLIVDDLIATGGTASATAKLVQQIGCELVGFGFIIELRDLQGRKHLPEDVPIVTLVEY, encoded by the coding sequence ATGGATTTGAAGTCATTAATTCGCGATATTCCCGATTTTCCTAAACCTGGAATTTTGTTCCGAGACATTACCACGCTCTTGCGTGATGCAGATGGACTGCGCTACACGATTGATGGTCTAGCTGAAAACATAGCTGCTGCTGGACTAGAGGCAGAATACATAATAGGGATGGAGTCACGCGGCTTCATTATTGGCGCACCTTTAGCTTATAAATTAGGGGCTGGTTTTATTCCAGTCCGTAAACCCGGTAAATTGCCCTCTATGGTTCACGCAGTTGAGTATGAACTGGAGTATGGCACGGATCGATTAGAGGTACATCAAGATGCCTTGCATCCAGGAAGTAGAGTACTAATTGTGGATGATTTAATTGCCACCGGTGGAACAGCGAGTGCTACAGCAAAATTAGTACAGCAGATTGGCTGTGAACTGGTGGGATTTGGGTTTATTATCGAGCTACGGGATTTACAAGGGCGTAAGCATTTGCCTGAGGATGTACCAATTGTGACGCTGGTTGAGTATTAG
- a CDS encoding ABC transporter permease, producing the protein MASTRISLAAGREWLTGLVTNETFIYVVKRVLQALLTLLLASALSFFIIQLAPGDYVDTLRQNPKISPERIEELRQQFGLDRSWPEQYVRWLWRIITQGDFGTSFVYQRSVASLLWERIAATLLLAIASLILTWAIAIPLGIIAAVKQNQWVDRSLQVISYTGQGFPSFITALLLLILAQNTSPLFPVGDMTSINHADLSPVGKVLDIGWHMILPTLALSITSFAGLQRITRGELLDVLRQDYIQTARAKGLPENRVIYVHALRNAVNPLITLLGFELAGLLSGAFIAEFFFNWPGLGRLILQAVLAQDLYLVMASLVMGAVMLIVGNLLADLLLKAVDPRIRLENLN; encoded by the coding sequence ATGGCTTCTACTAGGATTTCGTTGGCAGCAGGTCGGGAGTGGCTGACAGGGTTGGTCACTAATGAGACTTTTATTTACGTAGTGAAGCGGGTATTGCAGGCGCTTTTGACTTTGTTGTTAGCGTCAGCGCTCTCCTTTTTCATTATCCAGTTGGCTCCAGGGGATTATGTCGATACACTCAGGCAGAATCCAAAAATCTCGCCAGAACGGATTGAGGAACTAAGGCAGCAGTTTGGTCTAGATCGATCTTGGCCAGAGCAATATGTGCGCTGGTTGTGGCGCATCATCACTCAGGGCGATTTTGGCACGAGTTTCGTTTATCAGCGCTCTGTGGCATCGCTATTGTGGGAGCGGATTGCGGCGACCCTGCTACTAGCGATCGCTTCTTTAATTCTCACTTGGGCGATCGCAATTCCCCTGGGGATCATCGCCGCTGTTAAGCAAAATCAGTGGGTTGACCGTAGCCTGCAAGTTATCAGCTACACCGGACAAGGATTTCCCAGCTTTATCACTGCCCTATTGTTGCTGATATTGGCACAAAACACCTCTCCTTTGTTTCCAGTAGGCGACATGACTAGCATCAATCATGCCGATCTATCTCCCGTTGGTAAAGTCCTAGATATTGGCTGGCACATGATTTTACCGACCCTGGCTTTGAGCATTACTAGCTTTGCTGGATTACAGCGGATCACGCGCGGCGAATTATTAGACGTTTTACGCCAGGATTATATCCAGACCGCCCGCGCCAAAGGATTGCCAGAAAACCGCGTGATTTATGTTCATGCCTTGCGTAACGCCGTTAATCCTCTAATTACCCTTTTGGGATTTGAGTTAGCTGGTTTATTAAGCGGTGCGTTCATTGCCGAATTCTTCTTTAACTGGCCCGGTTTGGGACGGCTGATTTTACAGGCTGTCTTGGCTCAAGACCTCTATTTGGTAATGGCAAGCTTAGTAATGGGTGCTGTGATGCTAATTGTGGGTAACCTACTGGCAGATCTGCTGCTCAAGGCTGTAGACCCCCGAATTCGACTGGAAAATCTCAATTAG
- a CDS encoding low temperature-induced protein, giving the protein MRSIRFKLSALRPVRFLVAVCVCALLVFSNAFPAYSDPVNPTARRSAPEQGEEQLRSIEREAQEAAIETPYSQEKTQAKANEGLNEIQGTADIDKMKRPENTQATSVEEKSKNFLEALTGKKD; this is encoded by the coding sequence ATGCGCTCTATCCGCTTCAAATTATCTGCTCTGCGTCCAGTTCGCTTCTTAGTAGCTGTTTGTGTTTGCGCGTTGTTAGTGTTCTCTAATGCCTTTCCTGCCTACAGCGATCCTGTAAACCCTACTGCTAGGAGAAGTGCTCCTGAACAAGGTGAGGAGCAACTTAGAAGTATCGAACGCGAAGCACAAGAAGCAGCTATAGAAACACCCTATTCCCAGGAAAAAACACAAGCCAAAGCGAATGAAGGTCTTAATGAGATCCAAGGAACAGCTGACATTGACAAGATGAAGCGACCAGAAAATACCCAAGCTACTTCAGTAGAAGAGAAGTCGAAAAATTTTTTGGAAGCACTTACAGGTAAAAAAGACTAA